A window of the Cellvibrio sp. pealriver genome harbors these coding sequences:
- a CDS encoding acyltransferase, with protein MDNKISSTRLYGLDTLRALAIILVLIYHYRVVVSNELLFGFITRIGWVGVDLFFVLSGYLIGEQILRAYAKKENFSLKHFYARRLLRTLPNYYVVLALYLLLPALLSPTYTAPLWQFLTFTQNLDMRPMETFTHSWSLCVEEQFYLLFPLVCMLALARDANPVRMWVIIIAGFIAAILIRAYMLNAHGGPQITGKDYYEFIYYPSYSRFDELLPGIAIALLKNYHPSRYEKLLRYGNAFFVAGLAGCGWVFYVFLNLAYTQETGTSTWTPVIGYSLLAISFALLVMAALSPCCWLYRQKISGAASLALWSYAIYLIHKPLYQLLEDPVKNLGINTDGYLGMGIIVLISTIGGWLLFRLVETPFMNLRTRWFPSNNKTAQVPAGALKE; from the coding sequence ATGGACAATAAAATCAGTAGTACCCGCCTCTATGGCTTGGACACATTAAGAGCACTCGCTATTATTTTGGTGCTGATCTATCACTACCGCGTTGTTGTAAGCAATGAACTGTTATTCGGTTTTATCACCCGAATTGGCTGGGTGGGTGTGGATTTGTTTTTTGTATTAAGCGGTTATTTGATTGGCGAACAAATACTCCGCGCTTATGCAAAAAAAGAAAACTTTTCACTTAAACATTTCTATGCGCGACGTTTGTTGCGCACATTGCCCAATTATTATGTTGTGCTTGCGCTGTACTTGCTCTTGCCCGCGTTATTAAGCCCTACTTATACAGCGCCGCTGTGGCAATTCCTGACGTTTACGCAAAATCTTGATATGCGGCCAATGGAAACCTTTACCCATTCATGGTCGCTCTGCGTTGAAGAGCAATTTTATTTGTTGTTTCCCTTGGTGTGTATGCTAGCGCTCGCCCGTGACGCAAACCCGGTACGCATGTGGGTCATTATTATCGCAGGCTTTATCGCGGCAATACTGATACGCGCCTATATGCTCAATGCACATGGCGGACCCCAGATAACGGGCAAAGATTATTACGAATTCATTTACTATCCCAGTTATTCGCGATTTGATGAATTGCTGCCGGGTATCGCCATCGCGCTGCTAAAAAACTATCACCCTTCCCGATATGAAAAACTACTTCGTTATGGCAACGCTTTTTTTGTGGCTGGGTTGGCGGGATGCGGTTGGGTGTTTTATGTATTTTTAAATCTGGCCTATACCCAAGAGACAGGCACTAGCACATGGACTCCCGTCATTGGCTATTCGCTCTTGGCCATCAGCTTTGCCTTGCTGGTAATGGCAGCGCTCTCGCCTTGCTGCTGGCTCTACCGCCAAAAAATTTCTGGCGCTGCCAGCCTCGCACTCTGGTCTTATGCTATTTATTTAATCCACAAACCACTCTACCAATTATTGGAAGATCCCGTTAAAAACCTCGGCATCAACACCGATGGTTATCTGGGTATGGGCATTATTGTCTTGATAAGCACCATAGGCGGTTGGTTGCTATTTAGGTTGGTTGAAACACCGTTCATGAATTTACGGACACGCTGGTTTCCCTCCAACAATAAAACCGCCCAGGTACCGGCCGGTGCATTGAAAGAGTAA
- a CDS encoding S46 family peptidase: MASSLCVSLPGIAAEGMWTLDNLPHADLEQRYGFKPSAAWIDKSMRSAVRLAGGCSGSFVSANGLVLTNHHCVINCVEDLSSPSQDFMKNGFLARNNTEEKQCPGVEVNRLEHTKNVTDRMQKALAGLSGKAFSDAKKAEQSSIEKECMADAGNKRRCDIVELYGGGQYYVYQYSRYQDVRLVFTPEYASGFFGGDPDNFNFPRYNLDMALLRVYEDGKPIANRDWFPINTKGAKENELVMTLGHPGTTQRLLTMTELETQRDLVLPFRLLFAAEYRGLLLQYSNQGDEQARIAQTELTLVENGLKARTGMFQALLSHDVMEQKREQEYIFRNWVESDATRAKTYGNPWQTLTQTQTTFRNMYVDYVMLELGMGIMSQQVTWARTLVRGAEERNKPDHERLREFSNASLPAVQAGLLAESPLYSDFETMKLAWSLSKLREKLGVDNPVVKHILGKESPEALAKRIVSHSKLSDAALRKQLWEGGADAIAKSDDPAIALAKVIDTYARKVRMDYDQNIEPVQKAAASQLAQARFAYKGTQVYPDATFSLRLSHGVIRGWEEKGEMVTPFTTLAGLFDRATGYDPFKLADSWSAAQKKVDKKARFNQVSTNDIIGGNSGSPLINAKGELVGLIFDGNINSLGGAYFFDESVNRSVSVHPAAMAEALKKVYKADHLVKELKLK, translated from the coding sequence TTGGCAAGCAGTCTGTGCGTTTCACTGCCGGGTATTGCCGCCGAAGGGATGTGGACCTTGGACAATTTGCCGCATGCTGATCTGGAACAACGCTACGGTTTCAAACCCTCTGCTGCCTGGATTGATAAGAGCATGCGCAGTGCTGTGCGCCTTGCCGGTGGTTGCTCGGGTTCATTTGTATCCGCCAATGGGCTGGTACTGACCAATCATCACTGTGTAATTAATTGCGTGGAAGATTTATCCAGCCCATCGCAAGATTTTATGAAAAACGGATTTCTCGCCAGGAACAACACAGAAGAAAAACAATGCCCCGGCGTAGAAGTGAATCGTTTGGAGCACACCAAAAATGTTACTGACCGCATGCAAAAAGCGCTGGCAGGATTGAGCGGAAAAGCATTCAGCGACGCAAAAAAAGCCGAGCAGTCATCCATTGAAAAAGAGTGTATGGCTGATGCCGGTAACAAACGCCGCTGCGATATTGTCGAGCTGTACGGCGGCGGCCAATATTATGTGTATCAGTATTCGCGCTATCAGGATGTGCGTTTGGTATTTACACCGGAATATGCATCCGGATTTTTTGGTGGAGATCCGGATAATTTTAATTTCCCACGTTACAACCTGGATATGGCGTTACTGCGTGTCTATGAAGACGGCAAGCCCATTGCAAACCGCGATTGGTTTCCAATCAACACCAAAGGCGCAAAAGAAAATGAATTGGTGATGACACTCGGCCACCCAGGCACTACGCAGCGCTTACTCACGATGACTGAGTTGGAAACCCAACGGGATCTGGTGTTGCCGTTCCGTTTATTATTTGCAGCAGAATACCGCGGATTATTATTGCAATATTCCAATCAGGGCGACGAGCAAGCACGTATCGCACAAACTGAATTGACTCTGGTCGAAAACGGATTAAAAGCGCGTACCGGTATGTTTCAGGCACTGTTATCACACGATGTCATGGAGCAAAAACGCGAACAGGAATATATATTTCGCAATTGGGTTGAAAGCGATGCGACGCGTGCAAAAACCTATGGCAATCCATGGCAAACCTTAACCCAAACCCAAACAACATTCCGCAATATGTATGTGGATTATGTGATGCTGGAATTGGGCATGGGTATTATGTCCCAACAAGTTACCTGGGCGCGCACTTTGGTTCGCGGTGCAGAAGAACGCAACAAACCTGATCATGAACGCTTGCGCGAATTTTCCAACGCCAGCTTACCGGCAGTGCAAGCGGGGCTGTTGGCTGAATCGCCGTTATACAGCGATTTTGAAACCATGAAACTGGCATGGTCACTGAGCAAACTACGTGAAAAATTGGGCGTTGATAATCCCGTCGTCAAACATATTTTGGGCAAAGAATCGCCCGAGGCATTGGCCAAACGCATCGTTTCACACAGCAAATTAAGTGATGCAGCACTGCGTAAACAATTATGGGAAGGCGGTGCCGATGCAATAGCCAAGAGTGATGACCCCGCAATCGCACTTGCAAAAGTTATCGATACCTATGCACGCAAAGTACGCATGGATTACGACCAAAACATTGAGCCCGTGCAAAAAGCAGCGGCAAGCCAATTGGCGCAGGCTCGCTTTGCATATAAAGGAACGCAAGTGTATCCCGATGCAACTTTTTCGCTGCGTTTGTCGCATGGCGTGATTCGCGGCTGGGAAGAAAAAGGAGAAATGGTTACGCCATTTACTACGCTGGCCGGATTATTTGACCGCGCAACAGGCTACGACCCATTCAAGCTGGCCGATAGCTGGAGCGCGGCACAGAAAAAAGTCGATAAAAAAGCGCGTTTTAATCAGGTATCAACCAACGATATTATCGGCGGCAACTCCGGCAGCCCATTGATCAACGCGAAAGGGGAATTAGTCGGGTTAATTTTTGACGGCAATATTAATTCACTGGGCGGCGCTTACTTTTTTGATGAATCAGTCAACCGTAGCGTATCGGTACATCCGGCGGCGATGGCAGAAGCATTAAAGAAAGTCTATAAAGCCGACCACTTGGTAAAAGAATTAAAGTTGAAATAA